The segment CGGCACAGCCCAATCGTTGATGAAGGTGGAGACAGAAGCGCCTTCTACGCAAACACGCATTGCGCCTATAGATAAAAAAGATATCTACTCGCCTGAGTTTTCACCCAACGGGGAGCTTGTCGCGTTTACGAGACCAGCAAACCTTGGAGAAAACGACCCGCTGTATGAGTATGAGCTCTTTACAATGGATATGGATACGCGGCAAGTAGAGCAACGAACATCACTAGGGACAAATGTTCATGAGCTTGTTTTTGCAAACGATGATGCGTATGTTTATTTTGTAGAGAATAAAGGGTTTGGTTCTTATGAGCCAAGGTTTGCTTATTATCGGTATGATTTAGAGAACAATCAATTAGAGCCAATCGACATAAATTCGCACATGTCTACGGGAAGTCGCATTTGAAATAAAGACGGAGATCGCTCTTTGCCAAAGAACTTAAAATCAATTTTCTAGGCAAAGGTGAGCAAGTATGATATCTTGTGGAAAAGGATCAAACTTAACGAAGAGCCTTGTTAAAGAAGGAGAACGGTATATGGAAAAAGCAACGTTTGGAGCGGGCTGTTTTTGGGGTGTAGAGTTGGCGTTTTCAAAACTTGACGGTGTTGAAAGTACGCGAGCAGGTTATATCGGCGGGACGCTCGAAAATCCGACATATGAAGAAGTATGTAAAGACAATACCGGCCATGCAGAAGCTGTGGAAATCATGTTTGACCCGCAGGTGATTCGTTTTGAGACGCTGCTCACACACTTTTGGGAATGGCATGATCCTACGACTGTAAACCGCCAAGGAGAAGATGTCGGGACTCAGTATCGGTCAGCCATTTTTTATCATAATGAGAAGCAGAAAAAAGCAGCAGAAGACAGTAAACGTCAAATGGATGCTTCAGGTCACTTTAAAACTCCGATCGTTACGGAAATCACAAAAGCAGCGACTTTTTTTCCAGCAGAAGAGTATCATCAAAAATATCTTGAGAAACGTGGACAAACGTCCTGTTCAGTGGCAGCGAAAGGATGATGAAAACAATGAAGGACATTACAAAAACAGAGGAATTTCAGCAGCTTATTTCTTCCGAGAAACCTGTTGTCATAAAATTTTATGCAGGCTGGTGTCCGGATTGTGTACGCATGGATATGTTCATTCCAGAAATTATCGAGAAGCACACTGACTATGAATGGTACCAAATGAATCGTGATGACTTTCCAGAGCTCGCTGATAAGTATGCCGTCATGGGCATCCCAAGTTTACTCGTCTTTAAAAATGGTGAGAAAGTAGCTCATCTTCATAGTGCAAATGCAAAAACTCCAGAAAGTGTCGAGAGCTTCCTCGCAGAAACTGGTGTGTAAGAAGTCCCATTTCGGGGCTTTCTTTTTTTGGCTATTTTGATATGCTTGAAGCATGCAACGACAGGAGAAATAAGAACTGTGTCGAACGTTGTATGTGACACAAATCTACATAAGATGTGTTTGGAGGAGATCGATCATGTCAAAACGTATCGAAAAAGACACCTTAGGAGAAATTGCTGTCCCTGCGGACAAATACTGGGGTGCGCAAACGCAGCGCAGCCTGCAAAATTTTGAAATTGGTGAGGAGAAAATGCCTCCGTTGCTGATTAAATCTTTTGCTATCCTTAAAAAAGCGGCGGCTCGTGCTAACGCAGATCTCGGTTTGTTGGAAGAAGAAAAAGCGAACGTGATTGCAGATGTTGCCGATCTGATCATTGCCGGCGAGCTGAATGACCATTTTCCATTAGTCGTCTGGCAAACTGGAAGCGGTACACAAAGTAATATGAACGTGAATGAGGTCATCGCGTTTAAAGGTAATCAGCTCCTTGAGGGTAGTGAGCATACGTTGCATCCGAATGACGACGTGAATAAATCACAAAGTTCAAATGACACGTTCCCAACGGCAATGCATATTGCTTCCGTTTTAACGATGACAAATGATGTTCTCCCAGCTGTTGAGGCGTTGAAAGAGACACTAGCTGAAAAAGAAGAAGCATTTAAAGATGTTGTCAAAATTGGTCGGACGCATCTCCAAGATGCAACACCACTTACACTCGGTCAAGAAATCAGCGGCTGGAGAAGCATGTTAGAAAAGAATTTAACGATTATTGCCGAAAGTAAAGTGCATTTATTCGAGCTTGCGATTGGTGGAACGGCGGTTGGTACCGGTATTAATACACATCCAGAGTTTGGTGCACGCGTAGCAGAGCAGATTGCAAAAGAAACGAACCAGCCATTTGTTGCTTCTGATAATTTTTTCCACGCTCTAACGAGCCATCAGCCGATCGTGTATGCACATGGCGCATTAAAAGCTTTGGCTGCCGATGCGCATAAAATTGCGAACGATGTACGTCTCCTTGCAAGTGGTCCTCGCAGTGGTATTGGTGAATTAACCATTCCGGCAAATGAGCCAGGAAGTTCCATTATGCCAGGAAAAGTGAATCCGACGCAAAGTGAAGCGCTAACGATGGTTGCACTTCAGGTCATGGGGAATGACGCAGCCATCGGTATGGCTGCCAGCCAAGGACACTTTGAATTAAATGTCTATAAGCCTTTAATTATTTATAACTTCCTGCAATCGAGTCGTTTGCTTACTGACGGATTAACATCATTTAATAAAAATTGTGCCGTCGGTATCGAGCCGATTCATGAAAATATTCAACAGCTCGTTCAAAACTCTTTAATGCTCGTCACAGCGTTAAATCCACACATTGGATACGAGAAAGCAGCTGCTATTGCGAAGGCAGCGCACCAAAATGGGACGACATTAAAAGAAGAAGCCATGAACAGCGGCTTTCTTACAGAAGAAGAGTTTGAGGAATATGTCAATCCTTCCGCAATGGTTTACCCGAACGTTAAAGCGCGGAAGTAACCATAAAAACCCCGGAATGTAGAGTTCCGGGGTTTTGTCCATGATATTGCAATTATTGTTGTTGTCTGCCGCCGATTTGCTGCTGAGCCATTTGGACAAGGCGCTTCGTAATTTCTCCACCAACAGAACCGTTAGAACGTGAAGTAGAGTCAGGGCCTAGCTGTACACCAAATTCTTGAGAGATTTCGTATTTCATTTGGTCAATGGCTTGCTGAGATCCAGGGACGACAAGTTGATTACTACTGTTGCTTCGAGATTGATTTTGAGCCATTTGTTCATCAAACTCCTTCATATAATTTGAATGGTCTCATTGATGTGAGACACGTATACTTTTTGCTTAGACGGTCGATATTATTCATGCCGATCATTGTTTTTTAAAATTAATAAATAGAAGGAATTACCATCGATTGAAATACATAAGAGCTTCATTTTCACACACACTATCCTTACAACACGTGAGGAGGTGAAAAAAACATGGCTAACAATTCTTCTAACCAATTGGTTGTACCTGGCGTACAACAAGCAATTGATCAAATGAAGTATGAGATTTCTCAAGAGTTCGGCGTACAGCTTGGTCCAGATTCTACTTCACGTGCGAATGGATCTGTCGGTGGAGAGATCACAAAACGTTTGGTTCAAATGGCTCAACAACAAATGGGCGGTTACCAACAACAGTAACAACATGCCCCATACAAATGGAAACGCAGGGTGGTCATAGGCCACCCTGCTTTTTACTGTTTTCGCTAACGAACCATACATAAAAAAGGATAGACGACGTCATTAAGAGACGTCATCTACCCCGTAAAATCTTTTTAGCGAATACGCAGCTCAGAATCGATATCGAAGAAATGAGCTTTGTTCATATCAAAGGCAACTTTTAGCTTTTGACCGTTTTGAATATCAGTACGAGAGTCAACACGTGCAATAAAGTCATGGTCACCTAATTTAGAGTATAGGTATGTTTCAGCACCCATCAATTCGGCAACATCAATGGTCGCTTCAACAGTCGTTTCACTGGAAGATTCGATAAATACTGGCTCATCATGAATGTCCTCTGGACGAACACCCATAATGACTTCTTTGTTCACATACCCTTGCTCACGAAGAAGCTTCATTTTTCCTTCAGGCACAGCAATTTTAGAGTTTGCAATATGCAAATGCGTATCGTCAAGCTTACCACTGAAGAAGTTCATCGCTGGAGATCCGATAAATCCGCCGACAAACACGTTGTCAGGGAGTTCATATACTTCTTTCGGAGAACCGACTTGCTGAATAACGCCGTCTTTCATAACAACAATACGCGTCGCCATCGTCATCGCTTCAGTTTGGTCGTGCGTTACATAGATCGTTGTCGTTTGTAGACGTTGGTGAAGCTTCGTAATTTCGGCACGCATTTGGACACGGAGTTTAGCATCTAAGTTTGAAAGTGGTTCGTCCATAAGGAAAACCTTTGCGTCACGAACAATCGCACGTCCAAGAGCAACACGCTGACGCTGACCACCGGATAGAGCTTTAGGCTTACGGTCTAAATACTCTTCAAGACCGAGAATGCGGGCAGCATCCTTAACGCGACGGTCAATCTCTTCCTTTTTAAACTTTCTCAATTTCAAACCGAAGGCCATATTGTTATAGACGTTCATATGTGGATAAAGGGCATAGTTCTGGAACACCATGGCGATGTCGCGGTCTTTTGGAGCGACGTCGTTTACACGGCGATCATCAATGTAAAAGTCACCTTGAGAAATTTCTTCGAGACCGGCGATCATTCGAAGCGTTGTTGATTTACCACAACCAGAAGGACCGACCATTACGATAAATTCTTTGTCTTCGATTTCGAGGTTAAAATCTTTTACAGCAGTGACATCTTTGTCGTAAACTTTGTAAATATTTTGCAGGCTGAGTGTAGCCATGAAGTATTCCTCCCTTTTTTCTGAAAGCGTTTTATCTACTGACTTTATTGTATCTAAACTCATTCGTTGCGTAAATGGACGGGATGCACAAAAAAAGAATATACTTTTGTGCACCTCTGCTAAAATCCCTTGATCATGACAGAGTGGCCAGAGAGCAAAAGTGACTCTCTGGCGCAAGTGGAGTGGTGACATTCCTATTTTTCACTCTCTCACGTTTTTACGCTTTAGGCTAAACTGAGAGGAAATACTTCTATCGCTTTATTTTTCCTTTTTTTCTTTATTCGTTTGGCGAGGGGGAGATTCGGGTGGGAGATCTCTCGCTTCGTCGACCTGAGCTGTAGGCTGACCTTTGCCAATT is part of the Litoribacterium kuwaitense genome and harbors:
- the fumC gene encoding class II fumarate hydratase translates to MSKRIEKDTLGEIAVPADKYWGAQTQRSLQNFEIGEEKMPPLLIKSFAILKKAAARANADLGLLEEEKANVIADVADLIIAGELNDHFPLVVWQTGSGTQSNMNVNEVIAFKGNQLLEGSEHTLHPNDDVNKSQSSNDTFPTAMHIASVLTMTNDVLPAVEALKETLAEKEEAFKDVVKIGRTHLQDATPLTLGQEISGWRSMLEKNLTIIAESKVHLFELAIGGTAVGTGINTHPEFGARVAEQIAKETNQPFVASDNFFHALTSHQPIVYAHGALKALAADAHKIANDVRLLASGPRSGIGELTIPANEPGSSIMPGKVNPTQSEALTMVALQVMGNDAAIGMAASQGHFELNVYKPLIIYNFLQSSRLLTDGLTSFNKNCAVGIEPIHENIQQLVQNSLMLVTALNPHIGYEKAAAIAKAAHQNGTTLKEEAMNSGFLTEEEFEEYVNPSAMVYPNVKARK
- a CDS encoding ABC transporter ATP-binding protein, with amino-acid sequence MATLSLQNIYKVYDKDVTAVKDFNLEIEDKEFIVMVGPSGCGKSTTLRMIAGLEEISQGDFYIDDRRVNDVAPKDRDIAMVFQNYALYPHMNVYNNMAFGLKLRKFKKEEIDRRVKDAARILGLEEYLDRKPKALSGGQRQRVALGRAIVRDAKVFLMDEPLSNLDAKLRVQMRAEITKLHQRLQTTTIYVTHDQTEAMTMATRIVVMKDGVIQQVGSPKEVYELPDNVFVGGFIGSPAMNFFSGKLDDTHLHIANSKIAVPEGKMKLLREQGYVNKEVIMGVRPEDIHDEPVFIESSSETTVEATIDVAELMGAETYLYSKLGDHDFIARVDSRTDIQNGQKLKVAFDMNKAHFFDIDSELRIR
- a CDS encoding alpha/beta-type small acid-soluble spore protein, which translates into the protein MANNSSNQLVVPGVQQAIDQMKYEISQEFGVQLGPDSTSRANGSVGGEITKRLVQMAQQQMGGYQQQ
- the msrA gene encoding peptide-methionine (S)-S-oxide reductase MsrA translates to MEKATFGAGCFWGVELAFSKLDGVESTRAGYIGGTLENPTYEEVCKDNTGHAEAVEIMFDPQVIRFETLLTHFWEWHDPTTVNRQGEDVGTQYRSAIFYHNEKQKKAAEDSKRQMDASGHFKTPIVTEITKAATFFPAEEYHQKYLEKRGQTSCSVAAKG
- a CDS encoding alpha/beta-type small acid-soluble spore protein, whose protein sequence is MAQNQSRSNSSNQLVVPGSQQAIDQMKYEISQEFGVQLGPDSTSRSNGSVGGEITKRLVQMAQQQIGGRQQQ
- a CDS encoding thioredoxin family protein; its protein translation is MKDITKTEEFQQLISSEKPVVIKFYAGWCPDCVRMDMFIPEIIEKHTDYEWYQMNRDDFPELADKYAVMGIPSLLVFKNGEKVAHLHSANAKTPESVESFLAETGV